The following are encoded in a window of Candidatus Desulfarcum epimagneticum genomic DNA:
- a CDS encoding membrane hypothetical protein (Evidence 5 : Unknown function), with translation MALKGKKNRTMTAAFIGLGGVLLIWGMVPIFLKKLLSVLTPLELTFTRFFSAGVLYLVFVLLKKRAELAQMLREDFRLVALVTLFGPVTAMLSHNLAIVHVTVGTAAVFVAIEPVIVYFIAAAAGQEKWMAGRMTSILISMAGVVMVILSGEEWGASYWTGLAFAALTPGIWAVNVILSKEIVARHSPAVLMSVPFFAGSVCLSPALSGDYLDALANMGPGLWLAMGFCVIPGMIYGFSMWYWCLRHMKPSTISTSLYVMPVVTASGGVALLGEPMSWVKGGGIAVTLLGLYLINTRYGRET, from the coding sequence TTGGCCCTCAAAGGGAAAAAAAACCGAACCATGACGGCGGCCTTCATCGGGCTGGGAGGCGTTCTTCTCATATGGGGAATGGTTCCCATTTTTTTAAAAAAGCTCCTGTCCGTTCTCACCCCCCTGGAGCTGACCTTCACCCGGTTTTTTTCAGCCGGGGTTCTCTACCTGGTCTTTGTCCTGCTCAAAAAAAGGGCCGAGCTGGCCCAAATGCTTCGGGAGGATTTCAGGCTTGTGGCCCTGGTCACCCTCTTCGGCCCGGTGACCGCCATGCTGTCCCACAATCTGGCCATTGTCCATGTGACCGTGGGCACGGCCGCCGTGTTTGTGGCCATTGAGCCCGTCATCGTGTATTTCATCGCGGCCGCGGCCGGGCAGGAAAAATGGATGGCCGGGCGCATGACCAGCATCCTGATCTCCATGGCCGGGGTGGTGATGGTGATTTTGTCCGGGGAAGAATGGGGGGCGTCCTACTGGACCGGTCTGGCCTTCGCGGCGCTGACACCGGGGATCTGGGCCGTCAACGTCATCTTAAGCAAGGAGATCGTGGCCCGCCATTCCCCGGCGGTTTTAATGTCCGTCCCCTTTTTCGCGGGGTCCGTCTGCCTTTCGCCCGCGCTTTCCGGAGATTACCTCGACGCCCTGGCGAACATGGGGCCGGGCCTGTGGCTGGCCATGGGGTTTTGCGTGATCCCGGGAATGATCTACGGCTTCTCCATGTGGTACTGGTGCCTCAGACACATGAAGCCCTCAACCATCTCCACCTCCCTTTATGTCATGCCTGTGGTGACGGCTTCCGGAGGGGTGGCGCTCCTGGGCGAGCCCATGTCCTGGGTCAAAGGAGGCGGCATCGCCGTGACGCTTCTGGGCCTTTATCTCATCAACACCCGATACGGCCGGGAGACTTGA
- a CDS encoding conserved hypothetical protein (Evidence 4 : Unknown function but conserved in other organisms) — MSTGACGINCDVCRLRHAGVCSTCGPGNSPEAARKIEAQKRILGRPCPLLECARDRGVRHCFLDCDLFPCERFEDGGYPYSPGFLSMQKRRRNQSAPHPQDMDIQTPGEYWDELARMDMAGLCRRSLSMCQPPAGISLSFLNEDIVADMESRTVFRLSGGRKESCRNSLLELLTLVYLLGVKDGGVQNRPAGPRDLKDGHFFQGPHELDVSGLEKKYGRDPDAFEKAAKKLGGVPQDMADAAFRLRPFPKIPLYYLLWTQDGEFPARVSILFDRSIESHFEADAIWGTVSLVTRRLMEADG; from the coding sequence ATGTCCACAGGCGCGTGCGGAATAAATTGCGATGTCTGCCGGTTGCGTCACGCCGGCGTATGCTCCACGTGCGGCCCCGGGAACAGCCCGGAGGCGGCCCGGAAGATCGAGGCCCAGAAAAGGATTCTGGGCCGGCCCTGCCCCCTTCTGGAATGCGCCCGGGACCGGGGCGTCCGGCATTGTTTTCTGGACTGCGATCTGTTTCCGTGCGAGCGATTTGAGGACGGGGGATACCCCTACAGCCCGGGATTTTTAAGCATGCAGAAAAGACGGAGAAACCAGTCCGCGCCCCATCCCCAGGACATGGACATTCAAACCCCCGGCGAATACTGGGACGAGCTGGCCCGAATGGACATGGCCGGGCTCTGCCGCCGCTCCCTGTCGATGTGTCAGCCCCCGGCCGGGATTTCGCTGTCTTTTTTAAACGAGGACATCGTGGCGGACATGGAGAGCCGGACGGTTTTTCGCCTCTCCGGCGGCCGAAAGGAGTCCTGCCGGAATTCGCTTCTGGAGCTTTTGACCCTGGTGTATCTGCTGGGCGTGAAAGACGGCGGGGTTCAAAACCGTCCGGCGGGCCCCCGGGATTTGAAGGACGGCCATTTTTTCCAGGGCCCCCATGAGCTGGACGTCTCGGGGCTTGAAAAAAAATACGGCCGGGACCCGGACGCCTTTGAAAAAGCGGCGAAAAAATTAGGGGGCGTTCCCCAGGACATGGCCGACGCGGCGTTCAGGCTCAGACCCTTTCCCAAAATTCCTTTGTATTATCTTTTGTGGACACAGGATGGAGAATTCCCGGCCCGGGTCTCCATCCTGTTCGACCGGTCCATCGAGTCCCATTTTGAGGCCGACGCCATATGGGGAACGGTGTCGCTGGTCACCCGGCGGCTGATGGAGGCGGACGGATGA
- a CDS encoding Carbon-nitrogen hydrolase, whose amino-acid sequence MKISAFQMDIQWHDRKANHEKAARFAREARDGGADLFILPEMFSTGFSMDTGVTAEPMDGPTPQWMRRLARDLDMAILGGFVLAGQEGEKPQNVSLAVDRKGRDAALYAKIHQIALMEEDRHYRPGEKPALFDMGGFKTACFICYDLRFPELFRSVADECGFSVIIASWPAARREHWEILLRARAVEGQSFVAGVNRVGEGGGHAFAGGTAIIDPRGREMAAGGGAQTLVTADIRMETVAKVRAETPFLKDRKPWLF is encoded by the coding sequence ATGAAAATCTCGGCCTTTCAAATGGATATCCAGTGGCACGACCGGAAGGCCAACCACGAAAAGGCCGCCCGGTTCGCCCGGGAGGCCCGGGACGGCGGGGCCGATCTGTTTATTTTACCGGAGATGTTTTCCACCGGCTTTTCCATGGACACAGGGGTCACGGCGGAGCCCATGGACGGTCCCACGCCCCAATGGATGCGCCGCCTGGCCCGGGACCTGGACATGGCCATTCTGGGAGGCTTTGTTTTGGCCGGACAGGAGGGGGAAAAGCCCCAAAACGTGTCTCTGGCCGTGGACAGGAAGGGCCGGGACGCGGCGCTGTACGCCAAAATTCACCAGATCGCGCTCATGGAGGAGGACCGCCATTACCGGCCCGGGGAAAAGCCCGCTCTTTTTGACATGGGGGGATTTAAGACGGCGTGTTTCATCTGCTATGACCTTCGCTTTCCGGAGCTTTTTCGTTCGGTGGCGGATGAATGCGGTTTTTCTGTGATCATCGCCTCATGGCCGGCGGCGCGCCGGGAGCACTGGGAGATTCTTCTCAGGGCCAGGGCCGTGGAGGGACAGAGCTTTGTGGCCGGGGTCAACCGGGTGGGGGAAGGCGGGGGGCATGCGTTCGCCGGCGGCACGGCCATCATCGATCCCAGGGGGAGGGAGATGGCGGCGGGCGGCGGCGCCCAGACCCTTGTGACCGCCGATATTCGAATGGAGACGGTCGCAAAGGTCCGCGCTGAAACGCCGTTTTTAAAAGACCGCAAACCCTGGCTTTTTTAA
- a CDS encoding Pimeloyl-ACP methyl ester carboxylesterase has product MNKPALHLPKNAIWEHFKGPGEPAHFYHANGFHPGAYGPFLSRLGRRFRLSALALRAVWPGADARAGGGEEWGLYADDLIAFIEAQCRPPVIGMGHSMGASCTALAANRRPDLFKALVLIEPAMVSRPLAALLRLTPKPLAAFFQPIRGTLKKRDRWPDRESFLADYRKFRGYRRFGEETFRAMARHGVREAPGGGVELTFPKIWEARNYTRAPFLIHQLRRLSMPCVAIRGEPSLFFGDALWREWQKRCPDAVFKENRAFGHLMPLESPSACQALIEEGLAEVL; this is encoded by the coding sequence ATGAATAAACCCGCCCTCCATCTGCCGAAAAACGCCATCTGGGAGCATTTCAAAGGCCCTGGCGAGCCGGCGCATTTTTACCATGCCAACGGTTTTCATCCCGGGGCGTACGGCCCGTTTCTGTCCCGGCTGGGCCGGCGGTTTCGCCTCAGCGCCCTGGCGCTTCGGGCCGTGTGGCCGGGCGCGGACGCGCGGGCCGGGGGAGGAGAGGAGTGGGGCCTTTACGCGGATGATTTGATCGCGTTTATCGAGGCCCAATGTCGGCCGCCGGTCATCGGCATGGGCCATTCCATGGGGGCCTCCTGCACGGCCCTGGCCGCGAACAGGCGGCCGGATCTTTTCAAAGCGCTGGTTTTGATCGAGCCCGCCATGGTCTCGCGCCCTCTGGCCGCCCTGCTTCGCCTGACGCCGAAACCCCTGGCCGCCTTTTTCCAGCCCATCCGGGGGACTTTGAAAAAAAGAGACCGCTGGCCGGACCGGGAATCCTTTCTGGCGGATTATCGAAAATTCAGGGGATACCGGCGTTTTGGCGAGGAAACGTTTCGCGCCATGGCCCGGCATGGGGTCCGGGAGGCCCCGGGCGGGGGAGTGGAGCTGACTTTTCCGAAAATATGGGAGGCGCGAAATTACACCCGGGCGCCCTTTCTGATCCACCAGCTCCGGCGCCTTTCCATGCCCTGCGTGGCGATTCGCGGCGAGCCGTCTTTGTTTTTCGGCGACGCTTTGTGGCGGGAATGGCAAAAACGCTGCCCCGACGCCGTTTTTAAAGAAAACCGGGCGTTCGGCCATCTGATGCCCCTTGAAAGCCCGTCGGCCTGCCAGGCGCTCATTGAAGAGGGGCTGGCCGAAGTTTTGTGA